In one window of Ptiloglossa arizonensis isolate GNS036 chromosome 5, iyPtiAriz1_principal, whole genome shotgun sequence DNA:
- the LOC143146561 gene encoding inosine triphosphate pyrophosphatase — MSKSIVFVTGNAKKLEEFIAILGKNFPRNITSMKIDLPEYQGEIDDICRNKCRAASDLVKGPVIIEDTCLCFNALKGLPGPYIKWFLDKLGPEGLYQMLHGWEDKTAEAVCTFAYCSGEPEAPIILFQGRTQGTIVSPRGPRDFGWDPCFQPLDSDKTYAELPKETKNQISHRSKALENLKQYFTKYIEQ, encoded by the coding sequence ATGTCGAAGTCCATAGTATTCGTAACcggaaatgcaaaaaaattggAGGAGTTCATAGCCATTCTGGgcaaaaattttccacgaaatatCACAAGCATGAAGATCGATCTTCCAGAGTATCAGGGTGAAATAGACGATATTTGTCGCAACAAGTGCCGGGCTGCATCTGATTTGGTGAAGGGTCCGGTTATCATCGAGGACACCTGCTTGTGTTTTAACGCGTTAAAGGGCTTACCTGGTCCTTACATTAAATGGTTCTTAGACAAACTTGGCCCAGAAGGTCTTTATCAAATGCTTCATGGCTGGGAAGACAAAACAGCGGAAGCGGTCTGTACATTTGCCTATTGTTCCGGAGAACCAGAAGCACCTATTATACTGTTCCAAGGTCGAACTCAGGGAACCATCGTGAGTCCTCGAGGACCACGAGACTTTGGTTGGGATCCGTGTTTCCAGCCTCTGGATAGCGATAAAACTTATGCGGAActaccgaaagaaacgaagaatcaaatttCTCATCGCAGCAAAGCACTAGAGAATTTAAAACAGTATTTTACGAAGTACATCGAACAATGA